In Fusarium oxysporum Fo47 chromosome XI, complete sequence, the following are encoded in one genomic region:
- a CDS encoding pyridoxal phosphate-dependent transferase, whose translation MSPSCFSSLPAQPTDEIFDLLALYRADASPDRVNLGVGVYCTDEGKSWPLDVVTRVEKQLFEEASLTRHDYLPIEGDQQFLKVARDLIFAEQDDLSIASVQTVSGTGANHIGARFVADYLRPQNIWVSDPTWANHHMIWESVGMKPRLYPYYKKSDCSLDFEGMIKTLEDHAQPRDAVLLHACAHNPTGLDPTKEQWKAIAEVCQRKQLFPFFDAAYQGFASGDPAEDAWAIRYFYQQQPRPDMIVAQSFSKNFGLYGHRTGAVHLVLAEPSKEIRDNAYSTLSYLLRSEISMAPKYGSTIVKTVLDSEELTAAWMADLQVMSSRIKSMRQALYDELVRLETPGTWNHIVDQIGMFSYTGLSPFEVKVLRERFHIYLLNSGRISISGLNKRNVQYVAKAIHDVRTQGHELNGTTNGTNGTNGTNGINGH comes from the exons ATGTCCCCCTCGTGCTTCTCATCCCTCCCCGCGCAACCAACCGACGAGATCTTCGATCTCCTCGCACTTTACCGCGCCGACGCCTCTCCCGACCGCGTCAATCTCGGCGTAGGCGTCTACTGCACCGACGAGGGAAAGTCATGGCCCTTGGATGTAGTAACCCGCGTTGAGAAGCAGCTCTTTGAGGAGGCTAGTCTCACAAGACATGATTATCTCCCCATCGAGGGCGATCAGCAGTTTCTCAAGGTTGCGAGGGATTTGATCTTTGCGGAGCAGGATGATCTGAGTATCGCGAGCGTGCAGACTGTCTCCGGCACCGGAGCGAATCATATCGGTGCGAGGTTCGTGGCCGACTACTTGAGACCGCAGAATATTTGGGTGTCGGATCCGACGTGGGCTAATCACCATATGATCTGGGAGTCTGTTGGTATGAAGCCGAGATTGTACCCGTACTACAAGAAATCGGACTGTTCGTTGGATTTCGAGGGCATGATCAAGACCCTGGAGGATCATGCTCAGCCTCGCGATGCTGTCTTGCTGCACGCTTGTGCGCATAACCCAACTGGTCTTGATCCTACCAAGGAGCAGTGGAAGGCCATTGCGGAAGTCTGTCAGCGAAAACAGCTCTTCCCCTTCTTCGACGCAGCCTACCAAGGTTTTGCATCCGGAGATCCCGCCGAGGACGCATGGGCGATTCGATATTTCtaccaacagcagcctcgCCCCGACATGATCGTCGCGCAGTCATTCTCCAAGAACTTTGGTCTGTACGGTCACCGCACAGGAGCcgttcatcttgttctcgCGGAGCCTTCCAAGGAGATTCGCGATAACGCATACTCGACGTTATCGTACCTCCTCCGATCTGAGATTTCGATGGCGCCGAAATATGGATCTACTATTGTCAAGACGGTTTTGGACAGTGAGGAGTTGACTGCGGCTTGGATGGCGGATCTGCAGGTTATGAGTAGTCGTATTAAGAGTATGCGACAAGCTCTTTATGATGAGTTGGTGAGGTTGGAGACGCCTGGTACATGGAATCACATTGTTGACCAG ATTGGTATGTTCTCATATACTGGTCTTTCTCCTTTCGAGGTCAAGGTTCTTCGTGAGCGATTCCACATTTATCTACTCAATTCGGGACGTATTTCTATTTCTGGAT TGAACAAGAGAAACGTGCAGTATGTCGCCAAGGCAATTCACGACGTCCGAACCCAGGGCCATGAACTTAACGGAACCACCAACGGTACAAATGGCACAAACGGCACAAACGGTATCAACGGACATTAA
- a CDS encoding galactose mutarotase-like domain-containing protein, whose product MGFFSLKSLALVAGLISHTLAELTTAENSTHISLSNKRFAVVLAKSSGHIIDATLDGQDLLGPLSGNSGKGPYVDCSCIPTGFWTPGSTADLRLVKGTDSTGTKYGGIIMSDTYKPTNQTLSQYFFLRGEETGLHAFTRLTYFNASKPFLRDLGELRTLFRPNTKLWTHFSTSEGNYGPLPDASGALTVQDATWYVGNKTDDPYVEQYSDYWTKYSLSESWRNHDVHGQFSDGSTSSDGSTFGAWLVHNTRETYYGGPLHSDLVVDGIVYNYIVSGHHGAPMPNITHGFDRTWGPQFYYFNKGDKDATLADLRADAAKYADPEWNVKFYDSIAEYVPNFTPSAKRTPYSGKVKLPKGAKKPIIVLSENKQDFQLNVFNTKSLQYWAEIDESGSFSIPQVVDGLYRVTIYADEVFGWFIKDDIRISKSHNKGSFTWKEDNAGKELWRIGTPDKSSGEYLHGYAPDTSKPLQPEQYRIYWGKYDFVEDFPKGVSFHIGKDKEAEDLNYVHWSFIAAKGNHLRSENYYDNVNNWTITFDLTKSQLRSVKTATFTVQLAGVRTGNGNAKWTPVNDRFNSNLPWTVNVNGGYEDTWVIPYWRSGSCAVRSAVACQNIEHKFEFPASKLKSGRNEFVLSLPYNASSVETALLPDTLYVQYDALRLEVK is encoded by the coding sequence ATGGGGTTCTTCTCGTTGAAGTCGTTGGCTTTGGTCGCTGGGCTAATCAGCCATACTTTAGCCGAATTGACTACTGCTGAGAACTCAACCCACATCTCCCTCTCCAACAAGCGATTCGCAGTTGTCCTCGCTAAATCCAGCGGACACATCATCGATGCTACTCTCGATGGCCAAGATCTGCTCGGACCGCTGAGCGGAAACAGCGGCAAGGGTCCCTATGTCGACTGCTCTTGTATCCCAACCGGTTTCTGGACACCGGGTAGCACCGCTGATCTCCGCCTTGTCAAAGGCACTGATTCTACTGGAACAAAGTATGGTGGAATTATCATGAGCGACACCTACAAGCCCACCAACCAGACTCTGTCGCAGTACTTCTTCCTTAGGGGTGAAGAGACTGGTCTGCATGCGTTTACCCGCCTTACATACTTCAATGCGTCAAAGCCCTTTTTGCGCGACCTTGGCGAACTACGTACCCTGTTCAGGCCGAATACCAAGCTTTGGACCCATTTCTCCACCAGCGAAGGGAACTATGGTCCTCTGCCAGACGCTTCCGGTGCCTTGACAGTCCAAGATGCTACTTGGTATGTCGGCAATAAAACCGATGACCCATATGTGGAGCAATACTCGGACTACTGGACCAAGTACAGTCTTTCAGAGAGCTGGCGTAACCATGACGTTCATGGCCAATTCAGCGACGGATCCACCAGTTCTGATGGAAGTACATTCGGCGCATGGCTGGTTCACAACACGCGAGAGACATACTACGGCGGACCCTTGCACTCCGACCTCGTCGTTGATGGTATCGTGTATAATTACATTGTATCTGGGCACCACGGCGCACCGATGCCGAACATCACCCATGGCTTTGATCGAACCTGGGGTCCTCAGTTTTACTACTTCAACAAAGGCGATAAAGACGCAACTCTTGCCGATCTCCgagctgatgctgccaagTACGCGGATCCAGAGTGGAATGTAAAGTTCTACGACAGCATTGCCGAGTATGTCCCGAACTTTACACCTTCAGCAAAACGAACTCCCTATAGTGGTAAAGTGAAGCTTCCCAAGGGCGCAAAGAAGCCGATTATTGTTCTTTCTGAGAACAAGCAGGATTTCCAGCTCAATGTGTTCAATACCAAGTCGCTTCAGTATTGggctgagattgatgagTCTGGAAGTTTTAGCATTCCTCAAGTCGTCGACGGACTGTATAGAGTCACTATCTACGCTGATGAAGTCTTTGGATGGTTCATCAAAGACGACATTCGCATTTCTAAATCTCACAACAAGGGTAGCTTCACATGGAAAGAAGACAATGCTGGCAAAGAGCTCTGGCGTATTGGAACACCAGACAAGTCCTCAGGGGAGTACCTTCACGGATATGCGCCTGATACCTCAAAGCCTCTTCAACCCGAGCAGTACCGCATTTACTGGGGCAAATACGActttgttgaagattttCCAAAGGGCGTCAGCTTTCACATCGGAAAGGATAAGGAAGCTGAAGACTTGAACTACGTTCACTGGTCCTTCATCGCTGCAAAGGGAAACCACCTGCGATCAGAGAATTACTACGACAACGTCAACAACTGGACCATAACCTTTGACCTAACTAAGTCTCAACTCAGAAGTGTCAAAACAGCTACCTTCACAGTCCAACTCGCAGGTGTACGTACTGGAAACGGTAACGCGAAGTGGACACCCGTCAACGATCGTTTCAACAGCAATCTCCCCTGGACCGTCAACGTCAACGGAGGCTATGAAGATACATGGGTGATTCCCTACTGGCGAAGCGGTTCGTGTGCTGTTCGCAGCGCGGTAGCTTGTCAGAACATTGAGCACAAGTTTGAGTTTCCAGCTTCGAAGCTGAAATCTGGAAGGAATGAGTTTGTGTTGAGTTTGCCGTATAATGCTTCTAGTGTTGAGACGGCGCTTTTGCCTGATACGCTTTATGTACAGTATGATGCTTTGAGGTTGGAGGTTAAGTAG
- a CDS encoding major facilitator superfamily domain-containing protein — translation MATSIPQGPASHDHKPDDTARNEHIERALDNVESRPNDDAIFSKFPKMDKVDEFGAHAKTDPREIALVKKLDKYILPMLWFMYLFNYLDRNALVNARLNSLEEDLGLVGTQYNTCVSILFVGYIAGQVPSNMLINRVRPSWYMAGFCLAWSVVSLVTFLANSYGSMVALRFILGVTEAPFYPGALFILSMFYTRKELAVRLAIFYTGNMIASSFAGLIAAGVFAGLDQKHGLAGWQWLFIIQGALSILTAILAFIFLPDHPLTTRWLSEEQRQLAYNRIYTDTTDVREKTSVWIGLKESASDWRTWALCLMYNLHLSSVGFQNFLPTVMRTLTDSNTIALVLTCPPYLLAAGIGIAMAWTSGRWNERTLHITICKCIVMVGFIIAVSTLNIAARMFSIYLFVGFSFGINNIILAWISATVGQTSEKKAVSLAICNTFGNLAHVYTAYLWPSSDEPRYTTAWVSSIAFSLGVVVIAWGLRFHLKHLNKKTRRDHPEVTNFYVY, via the exons ATGGCAACATCAATTCCCCAGGGTCCTGCGAGTCATGACCATAAACCCGATGATACAGCGCGCAACGAGCATATTGAACGGGCTCTTGACAACGTTGAGTCCAGACCAAACGATGACGCCATATTTTCCAAGTTTCCCAAGATGGATAAGGTAGATGAGTTTGGAGCCCATGCGAAAACGGACCCGAGAGAAATTGCACTTGTTAAGAAATTGGATAAGTACATTCTG CCTATGCTATGGTTCATGTACCTGTTCAATTACCTCGATCGCAACGCGCTCGTCAATGCGAGGCTTAATAGCCTTGAGGAggatcttggtcttgttggaACGCAGTACAATACTTGCGTTTCGATTTTGTTTGTCGGATACAT TGCCGGCCAGGTCCCGAGCAACATGTTGATCAACAGAGTCAGGCCATCATGGTACATGGCTGGCTTCTGTCTCGCATGGTCTGTCGTCAGTCTGGTGACATTCTTGGCGAATAGCTACGGCAGCATGGTTGCGCTTCGTTTCATCCTCGGAGTAACTGAAGCACCA TTCTATCCAGGAGCTTTGTTCATTCTTAGCATGTTCTATACCCGCAAAGAACTGGCTGTCAGACTGGCCATCTTCTATACGGGCAACATGATAGCCAGTTCTTTTGCAGGACTCATCGCTGCTGGAGTCTTTGCTGGCCTTGATCAGAAACACGGTCTGGCTGGTTGGCAATG GCTTTTCATCATCCAAGGCGCCCTATCAATCCTTACTGCCATTCTAGCATTCATCTTCCTCCCAGACCATCCTCTCACCACCCGCTGGCTCTCAGAAGAACAGCGACAGCTTGCATACAATCGCATCTACACCGACACAACAGACGTACGCGAAAAGACAAGTGTATGGATCGGTCTCAAAGAATCTGCCTCGGATTGGCGAACATGGGCACTTTGTCTCATGTACAACCTTCATCTGTCATCAGTCGGCTTCCAGAACTTCCTTCCTACCGTCATGAGAACTCTCACCGATAGCAATACCATCGCTCTAGTCCTGACATGCCCGCCATATCTCCTCGCCGCTGGCATTGGAATCGCCATGGCGTGGACGTCAGGACGCTGGAATGAGCGCACGCTACACATCACCATCTGCAAATGCATTGTCATGGTCGGTTTCATCATTGCCGTCTCAACACTGAACATAGCTGCTCGGATGTTCAGCATCTACCTCTTCGTCGGTTTCAGCTTCGGCATTAACAACATCATCCTTGCGTGGATCAGCGCAACGGTCGGACAGACGAGCGAGAAGAAAGCCGTGTCTCTTGCGATTTGCAACACGTTTGGGAATTTGGCTCATGTTTATACGGCCTATTTGTGGCCTTCGTCGGATGAGCCGCGGTACACGACTGCTTGGGTTTCGAGTATTGCATTTTCGCTTGGGGTTGTTGTTATTGCGTGGGGGTTGAGATTCCATCTGAAGCATTTGaacaagaagacgaggagggaTCATCCGGAGGTTACGAACTTTTATGTTTATTGA
- a CDS encoding major facilitator superfamily domain-containing protein, whose product MDTSAQNEKLQNGADTASNMTETPGATVESIENAQFYIDPKAEARLRRKIDWMIVPTVCLLYLFCFIDRANIGNARLAGLEEDLGLTGNDYNLVLSVFYVSYIVFEIPANLLCKYMGPGWFIPLTSLGFGLCSIFTAFVSNVHQICGVRFVLGIFEAGMLPGIAYYMSRWYRRSELTFRLSLYIVMAPLAGAFGGLLASAILKLPNFGRFTSWEMIFAIEGIITVGLSIISFATLTDRSQSAAWLTEEEKALALNRIKAERLGTTEVLDKIDTAKIIAGIRSPLTLSTSIIFLLDNITVQGLAFFLPTIVRTIYPERTTISQQLFTVPPYVVGAFFTVLIPGISYKFDRRQIFIILCAPMVMVGYAIFLGTTNGHARYGATFLVASSAFALAPLTNSHISANVLSDTARSAAIGTNVMFGNVGGLISTWSFVKSDAPNYPIGNGLNLATSSTILVLGAATLWWIKRDNRKRASRSAEAELAGLSQQEIQDLDWKNPNFRWIA is encoded by the exons ATGGATACCAGCGCGCAGAACGAGAAATTGCAGAATGGCGCTGATACTGCGTCCAACATGACCGAGACTCCCGGTGCGACTGTTGAGAG TATTGAGAATGCGCAGTTCTACATTGATCCCAAGGCAGAGGCTCGACTTCGTCGAAAGATTGATTGGATGATCGTTCCGACCGTCTGTCTCCTCTATCTCTTCTGTTTCATCGACCGCGCCAACATCG GAAACGCCCGTCTTGCAGGCCTagaagaagatctcggcCTCACAGGCAACGACTACAACCTCGTCCTATCAGTATTCTACGTCAGCTACATCGTCTTTGAGATCCCAGCCAACCTTCTCTGCAAATACATGGGCCCCGGATGGTTCATCCCCTTGACATCGTTAGGTTTTGGCCTCTGTTCTATTTTTACAGCGTTTGTGTCGAATGTTCATCAGATTTGTGGTGTGAGATTTGTGTTGGGGATCTTTGAGGCCGGTATGTTGCCCGGTATTGCATATTATATGTCGCGATGGTACAGGCGATCCGAACTTACCTTTCGGCTGTCGCTGTACATTGTCATGGCGCCGTTGGCGGGTGCGTTTGGAGGTCTTTTGGCATCGGCGATTTTGAAGCTTCCCAATTTTGGACGCTTCACCAGCTGGGAGATGATCTTTG CCATTGAAGGTATCATCACCGTCGGTCTGTCTATCATCTCATTCG CCACTCTCACCGACCGTTCCCAATCAGCCGCCTGGCTcaccgaagaagaaaaagcccTCGCCCTCAACCGCATCAAAGCCGAACGTCTTGGCACAACCGAAGTCCTCGACAAGATCGACACCGCCAAGATCATCGCCGGCATCCGCAGTCCCCTCACActctcaacatccatcatcttcctcctcgacaACATCACCGTTCAAGGcctcgccttcttcctgCCCACCATCGTCCGAACCATTTATCCCGAGCGAACAACTATTTCTCAACAGCTATTTACCGTGCCGCCATATGTTGTCGGTGCCTTTTTCACGGTGCTTATTCCGGGAATCAGCTACAAGTTTGATAGGAGACAGatctttattattctttGTGCGCCGATGGTCATGGTGGGCTATGCGATTTTTCTGGGCACGACGAATGGGCATGCGAGATATGGAGCGACGTTCCTTGTCGCTAGCTCAGCATTTGCACTGGCGCCTTTGACGAATTCGCACATCAGCGCCAATGTTCTCAGTGATACGGCGCGCAGCGCAGCCATCGGAACAAACG TCATGTTCGGCAACGTCGGCGGATTGATCTCTACCTGGTCCTTCGTCAAGAGTGACGCGCCCAACTACCCCATCGGAAACGGCCTGAACTTGGCTACGTCCAGCACGattcttgtccttggtgcCGCGACTCTTTGGTGGATCAAACGCGATAACCGGAAGCGGGCTAGTCGCTCTGCTGAAGCTGAATTGGCTGGTCTGTCGCAGCAGGAGATTCAGGACCTTGATTGGAAGAACCCCAACTTCCGATGGATTGCTTAA
- a CDS encoding Sodium/hydrogen exchanger family-domain-containing protein, with amino-acid sequence MPVLNLSELNIVLGVLGGFMALYGIISVKIKQSWYLGEALPAMVFGIILGPVSAKFLDSERWGSAEPGQTEDIALGLMRVVIGVQLVIAGYSLPAKYNVTRWKELLMCLLPIMTLMWLLTTGCILATIPKLSLLAALALASCVTCTDPVLSQAVAKGPFADKYVSRHLREIISSEAGANDGFGFPFLMLAVYLMRHAYEHPEQSGAEAAHLAVRASEEVGRLGGGIGEAMKNWVVETWLYYVAMGIAYGAVVGFTSCKAIKYAMRRGWVDEESYLLFPAALGLFIIGTTGAIGTNDLVACTVAGNMLNWDGEFLAETHRRHDEVNHCIDVLLNFGGFMFIGIVLPWESFHDPNGTGVTLPRLIGLGFMVLAFRRIPAILLLYKAMPAVVKDYKEALFMGYFGPIGVGAVFYLEHMKHLFPHPEDADQEERDLLAALGPVIYFLVFFSIVVHGLSIPLLDFVYRKRGVEPIQDDAISIRRKSFTSATPVNAIAADEDNFIAFNRFSRPVDENGILPGDIPPAVLARNEFAVFSGDHSSEDDEREREEQEKRRQRRTIQYMV; translated from the exons ATGCCAGTCCTCAACCTCAGTGAGCTCAACATCGTGTTGGGAGTCTTGG GTGGCTTCATGGCGTTGTACGGTATCATTTCTGTGAAGATCAAGCAGTCATGGTACCTTGGAGAAGCAT TGCCTGCTATGGTGTTTGGCATCATTCTTGGACCCGTATCAGCCAAGTTTCTCGATAGTGAGAGATGGGGTTCGGCAGAGCCTGGTCAGACTGAGGACATTGCTCTG GGCCTGATGCGAGTTGTTATTGGTGTCCAGCTCGTCATCGCTGGTTACTCGTTGCCAGCAAAGTACAACGTGACTCGCTGGAAAGAGTTGCTCATGTGTCTGCTGCCAATCATGACCCTCATGTGGCTTTTAACAACGGGCTGCATTCTTGCTACCATTCCCAAGCTTAGTCTTCTTGCTGCACTGGCCCTCGCATCGTGCGTTACATGCACCGACCCTGTTCTTTCACAAGCTGTTGCGAAGGGTCCTTTTGCGGACAAGTATGTTTCGCGACATCTTCGAGAGATCATTTCGTCTGAAGCTGGTGCCAACGATGGATTCG GCTTCCCGTTTCTCATGCTTGCCGTTTACTTGATGCGACACGCATATGAACATCCTGAGCAGAGTGGTGCTGAAGCCGCGCACCTTGCTGTACGCGCCAGTGAGGAAGTTGGTCGTCTCGGAGGTGGTATCGGCGAGGCCATGAAGAACTGGGTTGTCGAGACTTGGCTCTACTACGTCGCCATGGGCATCGCCTACGGTGCAGTCGTCGGTTTCACTTCATGCAAGGCCATCAAGTACGCGATGCGTCG AGGGtgggtcgatgaagaatCCTACCTCCTCTTCCCCGCAGCTCTGGGCcttttcatcatcggcacaaCCGGCGCCATCGGCACAAATGATCTCGTCGCCTGCACCGTCGCGGGCAACATGCTCAACTGGGACGGCGAATTCCTCGCCGAGACGCACCGCCGCCACGATGAAGTCAACCACTGCATCGACGTGCTCCTCAACTTTGGCGGTTTCATGTTTATCGGCATTGTTCTTCCCTGGGAGTCATTCCACGACCCCAACGGCACTGGCGTTACGCTGCCCAGACTCATCGGTCTTGGCTTCATGGTCCTTGCGTTCCGACGCATCCCGGCCATTTTGTTACTGTACAAGGCCATGCCTGCTGTTGTCAAGGATTATAAGGAGGCGCTGTTCATGGGTTATTTCGGGCCTATTGGTGTCGGCGCCGTCTTTTACCTTGAGCACATGAAGCACTTGTTTCCCCATCCCGAAGACGCAGACCAAGAAGAGCGTGATCTTCTCGCCGCTCTCGGTCCAGTCATCTacttcctcgtcttcttctccatcgtcGTCCACGGCCTCTCAATTCCTCTTCTCGACTTCGTCTACCGCAAGAGAGGCGTTGAGCCTATCCAAGACGACGCCATCTCCATCCGCCGAAAGTCATTCACCTCAGCGACACCCGTCAACGCGATCGCCGCTGATGAAGATAACTTTATCGCGTTCAACCGCTTCAGCAGGCCTGTCGACGAGAACGGAATTTTGCCTGGTGATATCCCACCTGCTGTTTTGGCGAGGAACGAGTTTGCTGTCTTTTCTGGGGATCATTCGtccgaggatgatgagagggagagggaggagcaggagaagagACGGCAGAGACGGACGATTCAATACATGGTTTAG
- a CDS encoding S-adenosyl-L-methionine-dependent methyltransferase, with protein MEPPVDIKDRLRASYNVIAPAYNAWTARHNELRLTYLDKLLNSCPELASASDTMKKQVLELGCGSGSPFISTLLARAPSVHVHANDLSDVQLDLARQNLAGYQDRVEFYPGDMMKLDFAPGSLTAIVALYSIIHLPQEEQREMIKRIGRWLAPGGVFLSTFGTDEASVIIDEKWIQEKGWMFWSGLGKEALLKALTQEAGLEVQHAVLEEDADDRFMWTISKKVNA; from the coding sequence ATGGAACCACCTGTTGATATAAAGGATCGCCTTCGGGCATCATACAATGTGATTGCACCCGCATACAACGCTTGGACAGCGCGCCACAACGAACTTCGTCTGACCTACCTCGATAAACTTCTCAATTCCTGTCCAGAATTGGCATCAGCTAGCGAtacgatgaagaagcaagtCCTTGAGCTGGGATGCGGTTCTGGAAGCCCCTTTATCTCAACTTTGCTCGCTCGTGCACCGTCTGTCCATGTACACGCCAACGACCTCTCCGACGTTCAACTAGATCTCGCTCGACAAAACCTGGCTGGGTACCAAGATCGTGTTGAGTTTTACCCTGGAGACATGATGAAACTAGACTTTGCACCTGGTTCCCTCACGGCAATCGTGGCGCTGTACAGCATTATACATTTACcacaagaagaacagagagAGATGATAAAGCGAATTGGCAGATGGCTAGCCCCGGGTGGTGTCTTTTTATCAACATTCGGTACTGATGAGGCGTCAGTCATTATTGACGAGAAATGGATTCAAGAAAAAGGGTGGATGTTTTGGAGCGGACTTGGGAAGGAGGCACTTTTAAAGGCGTTAACTCAGGAAGCTGGATTGGAAGTTCAACATGCGGTTTtagaagaagatgcagatGACAGATTCATGTGGACTATCTCAAAGAAAGTTAACGCATAG